The Ornithinimicrobium faecis region CCGATCGCGCTGGAGTTCGCCAGCATGTTTGCGCAGTTCGGCAGCGAGGTCACCATCCTGGAGCGCGGCGAGCGGATCCTGCGCGGCGAGGACGAGGATGTCGGCGACTCGGTGCGCGCTGCCCTCGAGGACCAGGGCGTGCGGATCACGACCGGCGTCGAGGCGACCGCTCTGGAGGACGACGGCACCCAGGTCACGGTGCAGACCACGGGTGAGCCCGTGGTGGCCGATGCCGTGCTCGTCGCGGTCGGGCGCGTCCCCGCGACCGAGGGGCTCGGACTGGCGGCCGCTGGCGTCGAGGTGGGAGACGGCGGCAAGGTTGTGGTCGACGACCTGCTGCGGGCCAGCGCCGCGGACGTGTGGGCTGTCGGTGACGTCAACGGCGGGCCGCAGCAGACCTATGTCTCCTATGACGACCACCGCATCGTGCTCAGCCAGCTCACCGGCGACGGCTCGCGCTCCCGCGCCGACCGGGTCGCCGTGCCCACGACCATCTTCCTGACGCCTCCGCTGGGCCGGGTCGGTCTGTCCGAGAGCGAGGCCGCAGAGGCGGGTCGCACCGTCGATGTCTATGCCAAGCCGGTGGCCAAGATCGCCGTCATGCCCCGCCCCAAGACGCTGGGGGAGACCCACGGGCTCATCAAGTTTGTCGTGGACGCCGAGACCGACGAGATCCTCGGTGCTGCCCTGCACACGGTGGACGCCCAGGAGTTGATCAACCTGGTCGCGCTCGCGATGCGGACCGGCACCACCCGTCAGCAGCTGCTCGACGGCATCTGGACCCACCCGTCGAGCACCGAGGCGCTCAACGAGGTGCTGGCCCCACCGCGCGACTGAGCGGGCTGGGCTCCCGAGCAGGACTCACGGCGCCAGCAGGACGAGGACCAGGCCAGCACCACCCACGGCGAGCAGCAGCGCCACGAGGGCCAGCAGTTCGCCCGGCCGCACCTCCAGGGCGTCCGAGTGGATGCCCCGCACGCTGGTGTTGATGCGGCGGTTGTGGGTCACGCTGATGGTCAGGGCGCAGACCAGAGTGAGCGCGGGCAGCGCCAGGACCGCCAGGCCATAGTGCGGCGCCCACCGCAGGAAGATCGCGCTCACCGTCACCAGCGCCAGGCTCGTGCGACTCCACCCCAGGGTCGTCCGCTCCGGCTGCAGCCCACGGTCCAGGTCGGCTGCCGTGGTGGCCCGAGGCTGTGGGCGGGGACGCCAGGTCATGGCGCGGTGAAGAGGATGAAGACCAGCAGGACTGCGGCGCTGATCGCTCCGCCGACCCCCAGGACGGGAGCGATGAGCGGCAGCGGGAGCGGCCTGGAGTGACGCATCGCCCGCTCCACGCCCAGCCACCGCATGAAAGCACCACCACTGACAAACATGCCCAGCATGATGAGCAGCACGGCGATGCCCTTGCGCACCGTCGGCTCAAAGATGTCGACCGCAAACGCCTCGACCGCGATCCCACCGGCGAGCAGCGCCAGCGCGGTCCGGATCCAGGCCAGGAAGGTCCGCTCGTTGGCCAACGAGAAGCGGGG contains the following coding sequences:
- a CDS encoding YidH family protein, with the translated sequence MDNRSWLAQRLLPGGDEPDPRFSLANERTFLAWIRTALALLAGGIAVEAFAVDIFEPTVRKGIAVLLIMLGMFVSGGAFMRWLGVERAMRHSRPLPLPLIAPVLGVGGAISAAVLLVFILFTAP
- a CDS encoding dihydrolipoyl dehydrogenase family protein, coding for MTESLHTESLHTEVLVIGWGKAGKTLAGALGRAGRSVTLVEQSADMIGGTCINIGCVPTKTLVHSAEVRREGDDPSAYFRSAVERRDTLIGKLNAANKAMLEPVKQVRLVVGSVAEFTGPRAVRVTGGEDELEITADTVIINTGALPRPLDVPGADGPRVHDSTSIQHVDPLPARLAIVGGGPIALEFASMFAQFGSEVTILERGERILRGEDEDVGDSVRAALEDQGVRITTGVEATALEDDGTQVTVQTTGEPVVADAVLVAVGRVPATEGLGLAAAGVEVGDGGKVVVDDLLRASAADVWAVGDVNGGPQQTYVSYDDHRIVLSQLTGDGSRSRADRVAVPTTIFLTPPLGRVGLSESEAAEAGRTVDVYAKPVAKIAVMPRPKTLGETHGLIKFVVDAETDEILGAALHTVDAQELINLVALAMRTGTTRQQLLDGIWTHPSSTEALNEVLAPPRD
- a CDS encoding DUF202 domain-containing protein, with the protein product MTWRPRPQPRATTAADLDRGLQPERTTLGWSRTSLALVTVSAIFLRWAPHYGLAVLALPALTLVCALTISVTHNRRINTSVRGIHSDALEVRPGELLALVALLLAVGGAGLVLVLLAP